The Pseudomonas asiatica genome has a segment encoding these proteins:
- a CDS encoding cellulase family glycosylhydrolase: MSLLPLRSRGFQTLLRVSAIAGLALLPLTGWASAWQVSVDEQNGLPMVTRGGGPVMKAKFDFWAANWSWTGFSTTFKVNGPYHYMLQGKNKELDFDLAADIRKEQAQTLSWAFDLDAHSRQAGVMGGGMVFEFDPAQIAGEMGAPQLLPGNRGWSWGKADQGRRIEMRFDPPLTKVYFERGNPSELRAFIYSDPINAGQQQIKAMLNITGDIELGPTPSERFGLADPAGWPDDQLDWRTSPVDLSFLNAAEKPAGKHGFVKAVGEQLMFENDTPVRFWGTNLSAYSLFKSPDEEIRQQAKRLSALGFNLVRLHHHDSPWVSPNVFGDGTLVRDTQQLSVESLRKLDLWIKALKDEGIYIWLDLHVQRALTANDNIDDFKELAKGENHVDLKGYAYVNRSIQQAMKRFAEQYLTHVNEYTGLAYKDDPAIAAVLLTNENDLTQHYGNALMPNKDVPHHSERYMEAAKAFAKQYDLPTDLTWRAWEHGPSKLFLNDLEQRFNADMIAHLRGLGVKVPIATTSTWGGNGLSALPALTAGDVIDAHAYGANGQLEKNPLTSDGMIDWLAAAQVVGKPLTVSEWNAEPFPLPDRHSLPLYVAGTAAHQGWDAMLQYAYSQQAFNPGWRTADNWHAYNDPAMIATLPAAALLYRRADVKPATTRYVFAPTPATLYNQEITPRTSALLRTAMEKGQLQIALPQTPELPWLKPAAIPAGAQVLQDPGQSLLPADATQALSDTGELKRNWQQGIYTIDTPLTQAATGWLGGRSISLGAIQVQARTPYASVVVQSLDGKPLGQSRELLLSLGTRAVPKADYKTPFNVEPLAGTLSIKAPAGLKLFARDAQAQLKPLPMAYQDGRYSITFDGKYMSNWLFLK, encoded by the coding sequence ATGAGCTTGCTCCCCCTGCGCAGCCGGGGTTTTCAAACCCTGCTGCGGGTTTCGGCCATTGCCGGCCTGGCCTTGCTGCCGCTCACCGGCTGGGCATCAGCGTGGCAAGTCAGTGTCGATGAACAGAACGGCCTGCCCATGGTGACCCGCGGCGGTGGGCCGGTGATGAAAGCCAAGTTCGACTTCTGGGCAGCCAACTGGAGCTGGACCGGTTTCTCCACCACGTTCAAGGTCAATGGCCCCTACCACTACATGCTGCAGGGCAAGAACAAGGAGCTGGACTTCGACCTGGCGGCGGATATCCGCAAGGAGCAGGCGCAAACCCTGAGCTGGGCCTTCGACCTCGACGCCCATAGCCGCCAGGCCGGGGTGATGGGCGGCGGCATGGTGTTCGAGTTCGACCCTGCGCAAATTGCCGGCGAGATGGGCGCCCCGCAGCTGCTGCCCGGCAACCGTGGCTGGTCGTGGGGCAAGGCTGACCAGGGCCGGCGCATCGAAATGCGCTTCGACCCGCCGCTGACCAAGGTGTATTTCGAGCGCGGCAACCCGTCCGAACTGCGTGCGTTCATCTACAGCGACCCGATCAACGCCGGACAGCAGCAGATCAAGGCGATGCTGAACATTACCGGCGACATTGAGCTGGGGCCCACGCCCAGCGAACGCTTCGGCCTGGCCGACCCCGCCGGTTGGCCCGACGACCAACTGGACTGGCGCACCTCGCCAGTGGACCTGTCATTCCTCAACGCTGCGGAAAAGCCTGCCGGCAAGCACGGCTTCGTCAAGGCCGTTGGCGAGCAATTGATGTTCGAAAACGACACCCCGGTGCGCTTCTGGGGCACCAACCTGTCCGCCTATTCACTGTTCAAGAGCCCCGACGAAGAAATCCGCCAACAGGCCAAACGCCTGTCGGCACTGGGTTTCAACCTGGTGCGTTTGCACCACCACGACTCGCCCTGGGTCAGCCCTAACGTGTTTGGCGACGGCACCCTGGTGCGCGATACCCAGCAGCTCAGTGTCGAATCGCTGCGCAAGCTGGACCTGTGGATCAAGGCGCTCAAGGATGAAGGCATCTATATCTGGCTGGATCTGCACGTGCAGCGGGCGCTTACCGCCAATGACAACATCGATGACTTCAAGGAACTGGCCAAGGGCGAGAACCACGTCGACCTGAAGGGTTACGCCTATGTGAACCGCAGTATCCAACAAGCGATGAAACGCTTTGCCGAGCAGTACCTGACCCATGTGAACGAATACACCGGCCTGGCCTACAAGGACGACCCGGCCATCGCTGCCGTACTGCTCACCAATGAGAACGACCTCACCCAGCATTATGGTAACGCCCTGATGCCGAACAAGGATGTGCCGCACCACAGCGAGCGCTACATGGAAGCGGCCAAAGCCTTCGCCAAACAATACGACCTGCCCACCGACCTCACCTGGCGCGCCTGGGAGCATGGCCCTTCGAAGCTGTTTCTCAACGACCTGGAACAGCGCTTCAACGCCGACATGATCGCCCACCTGCGCGGCCTCGGCGTGAAAGTACCGATTGCCACCACCAGTACCTGGGGCGGCAATGGCCTGAGCGCGCTGCCGGCACTGACCGCAGGCGATGTCATCGATGCCCATGCCTACGGTGCCAATGGCCAACTGGAGAAGAACCCGTTGACCAGCGACGGCATGATCGACTGGCTCGCCGCCGCCCAGGTAGTCGGCAAGCCGCTGACCGTCTCCGAGTGGAACGCCGAACCCTTCCCGCTGCCCGACCGCCACTCGCTGCCGCTGTACGTGGCCGGCACCGCCGCCCACCAGGGCTGGGACGCCATGCTGCAGTACGCCTACAGCCAGCAAGCCTTCAACCCAGGCTGGCGCACGGCGGACAACTGGCACGCGTACAACGACCCGGCGATGATCGCCACCCTGCCCGCTGCCGCCCTGCTCTATCGCCGCGCGGACGTGAAGCCGGCCACTACCCGCTATGTGTTCGCGCCGACGCCCGCCACCCTGTACAACCAGGAGATCACCCCGCGCACTTCAGCGCTGCTGCGCACGGCCATGGAAAAGGGCCAACTGCAGATCGCCCTGCCACAGACGCCGGAGTTGCCCTGGCTGAAGCCCGCCGCCATCCCTGCCGGTGCGCAGGTACTGCAAGACCCGGGGCAGTCCTTGCTGCCAGCCGACGCCACGCAAGCGCTCAGCGACACGGGCGAGCTCAAGCGCAACTGGCAACAGGGCATCTATACCATCGACACACCGTTGACCCAGGCCGCCACCGGCTGGCTGGGAGGTCGCTCGATCAGCCTGGGCGCCATCCAGGTGCAAGCACGAACGCCGTATGCCAGCGTCGTGGTGCAAAGCCTGGACGGCAAGCCCCTGGGCCAGTCACGCGAACTGCTGCTGTCGCTGGGTACCCGTGCCGTGCCCAAGGCCGATTACAAGACACCGTTCAACGTCGAGCCGCTTGCCGGCACCTTGAGCATCAAGGCGCCTGCTGGCCTGAAACTGTTCGCCCGGGATGCGCAGGCGCAGTTGAAACCGTTGCCGATGGCTTACCAGGATGGGCGCTACAGCATCACGTTCGATGGCAAGTACATGTCCAACTGGCTGTTCTTGAAATAG
- the galE gene encoding UDP-glucose 4-epimerase GalE produces the protein MKFLVVGGAGYIGSHMVKHLLGAGHEVVVADLVSPGPGVQWAKLDIADEPALDVLFGVCRFDAVFHFASFIQVGESVSVPGKYYQNNVSATLSLLQAMVNAGIRHLVFSSSAAVYGNPQYVPIDEAHAKGPINPYGLSKWMVEQILEDFDRAYGLKSVCLRYFNAAGADPEGRLGERHDPETHLIPLILQAASGRRDAVTVFGRDYDTPDGTCIRDYVHVADLVAAHALAVDYLLAGGERTAFNLGNGLGFSVQQVIDMARAVTGRQIRTLDAPRRPGDPPRLVADAGKAMRMLGWRPEFAALEPIVRHAWQWELQYPWVQRQS, from the coding sequence ATGAAGTTTCTGGTTGTCGGTGGCGCAGGCTACATTGGCTCGCACATGGTCAAGCACTTGCTCGGCGCGGGCCATGAGGTGGTGGTGGCGGACCTGGTCTCGCCCGGCCCCGGCGTGCAGTGGGCGAAACTGGACATCGCCGACGAACCCGCGCTGGATGTGCTGTTCGGGGTTTGCCGTTTCGACGCTGTGTTCCACTTTGCCTCGTTCATCCAGGTGGGCGAGTCGGTCAGCGTGCCCGGCAAGTATTACCAGAACAATGTCTCGGCTACCCTTTCCCTCCTGCAGGCCATGGTGAATGCCGGTATCAGGCACCTGGTTTTTTCTTCCAGTGCAGCCGTTTACGGCAACCCACAGTATGTGCCGATCGACGAAGCGCATGCCAAGGGGCCGATCAACCCGTATGGGCTGAGCAAATGGATGGTCGAGCAGATTCTCGAGGACTTCGACCGGGCCTACGGTTTGAAGTCGGTATGCCTGCGTTACTTCAACGCAGCGGGAGCAGACCCGGAAGGCCGGCTGGGAGAGCGCCATGACCCGGAAACCCACCTGATCCCGTTGATCCTGCAGGCCGCTTCGGGCCGGCGTGATGCGGTAACGGTATTTGGCCGCGACTACGACACACCGGATGGTACCTGCATACGCGACTATGTGCATGTGGCCGACCTGGTGGCGGCCCATGCACTGGCGGTGGATTACCTGCTGGCGGGTGGCGAGCGAACCGCGTTCAACCTGGGCAATGGGCTGGGCTTTTCGGTGCAGCAGGTGATCGATATGGCCAGGGCGGTGACTGGCCGGCAGATCCGCACCCTCGACGCGCCCCGCCGCCCCGGCGACCCGCCCCGGTTGGTGGCGGATGCTGGCAAGGCCATGCGCATGCTGGGCTGGCGGCCGGAGTTTGCCGCATTGGAGCCGATTGTGCGGCATGCGTGGCAATGGGAGTTGCAGTATCCCTGGGTTCAGCGCCAAAGCTGA
- a CDS encoding CpsD/CapB family tyrosine-protein kinase — MDRTKPAVGNNLHQVTPGTPQALSPAPGTALVEVPGQFDYVNTKVVPLRAEHLERHRIVAYNKNSNMNGPIDLLRTQVLRTMDENGWRTLAITSPTPEAGKTVLSINLAMSIAHHTTKTALLVDFDLRRPKVGSSLGLPMDQALNEFLTDKAELQDCLVNPTLPRFVVLPTRVPVPLSTEMLSSPKVNNLISELRNRYESRICIFDLPPLLSSDDAITVIPKFDCVLLVVANGMNNRKEIEDCLHHLARVNLVGTVLNKADEQPRTYY, encoded by the coding sequence ATGGACAGGACCAAGCCGGCTGTTGGCAATAATCTTCACCAGGTTACCCCAGGTACCCCGCAGGCCTTGTCACCCGCTCCAGGTACGGCGCTGGTGGAAGTGCCTGGCCAGTTCGATTACGTGAACACCAAGGTGGTGCCGCTGCGCGCGGAGCACCTGGAGCGTCACCGTATCGTCGCCTACAACAAGAACTCCAACATGAACGGGCCGATCGACCTGCTGCGCACGCAAGTGCTCAGGACCATGGACGAGAATGGCTGGCGAACCTTGGCCATCACCTCGCCAACACCTGAAGCGGGCAAGACGGTGCTGTCGATCAACCTGGCCATGAGCATCGCCCACCACACCACCAAGACTGCGTTGCTGGTGGACTTCGACCTGCGTCGGCCCAAGGTCGGCAGCAGCCTGGGCCTGCCCATGGACCAGGCGTTGAACGAGTTTCTGACGGACAAGGCCGAGCTGCAGGACTGCCTGGTCAACCCGACCTTGCCTCGGTTCGTGGTACTGCCCACGCGGGTACCGGTGCCATTGTCTACCGAAATGCTGTCGTCGCCCAAAGTGAACAACCTGATCAGCGAACTGCGCAACCGCTACGAGTCGCGCATCTGCATTTTCGATTTGCCGCCGTTGCTCAGCTCTGACGATGCGATCACCGTGATACCCAAGTTCGACTGTGTGCTGCTGGTGGTGGCCAACGGTATGAACAACAGGAAGGAAATCGAAGATTGCCTGCATCACCTGGCCAGGGTGAACCTGGTGGGGACGGTATTGAACAAGGCTGACGAGCAGCCTCGGACCTATTATTGA